Proteins found in one bacterium genomic segment:
- a CDS encoding tetratricopeptide repeat protein — translation MKRFIVFAIFVATVLMAIISCATIPSAEQIEAQEVARAEAEKQRSDSLEQEIKIALSLGLEYYKNSQYVDAIPHFKRIINDLNPEENRAWKYLADSYFRMDQPDSAFAVYKEGISKFPEIGYLHRGIATLFQRKASENHEYLDSAITEYAMAYKLDSTESYSATQIGLILLSRGMLDSSVVWFNYSVKADADQIDTWLKLADLYLVRGNWVGVREAYQNLTRIDPSNTEYILNLGRAQANTGEYENAVATLDAYIEANPEDSKGYQYMGLVHTAKGKYDLAQQAFREAEKLAPNNIKLLLDIADTYVDMNSYSSANQYLRKARSCDPKSCQAIIIEGNICVGKARADVPPEGLGIKEKLRFECCYEIYKNAICADCERVADIARMKLRYLEQFMPTPQEKKEFFFIHPELDGKICD, via the coding sequence ATGAAGAGATTTATTGTTTTTGCAATCTTTGTAGCTACTGTTTTAATGGCTATCATATCTTGTGCGACAATACCATCCGCTGAACAGATCGAGGCTCAAGAAGTTGCCCGCGCCGAGGCCGAAAAACAACGCAGCGATTCTCTTGAACAGGAGATTAAAATAGCCTTATCTCTTGGTTTGGAATACTATAAAAATAGCCAATATGTTGATGCAATACCACATTTTAAGAGAATAATTAATGACCTCAATCCCGAGGAAAACCGTGCATGGAAATACCTTGCAGACAGCTATTTCCGTATGGATCAACCGGATAGCGCTTTTGCTGTTTATAAAGAGGGAATCTCCAAGTTCCCGGAGATAGGCTATCTCCACCGCGGGATTGCCACATTATTCCAGAGAAAAGCCTCCGAGAATCATGAATATCTCGACAGTGCCATCACAGAATACGCTATGGCCTATAAATTAGACTCCACAGAGTCCTATTCAGCAACTCAGATCGGTCTTATTCTTCTTTCTCGTGGTATGCTCGATTCGTCGGTTGTCTGGTTTAATTATTCAGTTAAGGCAGACGCGGACCAAATCGACACATGGCTAAAACTGGCAGATCTCTATCTTGTGCGTGGTAATTGGGTGGGAGTACGCGAGGCCTATCAAAATCTCACAAGAATCGATCCCTCCAACACTGAGTATATTCTTAACTTAGGGAGGGCGCAGGCAAATACCGGCGAGTATGAAAACGCTGTAGCGACGCTTGATGCATATATCGAAGCGAACCCCGAGGACTCTAAAGGTTATCAATATATGGGTCTTGTTCACACAGCTAAGGGCAAATATGATCTCGCTCAACAGGCTTTTAGAGAAGCCGAAAAACTAGCTCCGAACAATATTAAGCTCCTTTTGGACATAGCAGATACGTATGTCGATATGAACAGTTATTCCTCGGCGAATCAATATCTCAGAAAAGCTAGAAGCTGTGATCCTAAATCATGTCAGGCAATAATTATCGAGGGGAATATTTGTGTTGGCAAGGCTCGCGCCGATGTTCCACCCGAAGGACTTGGCATAAAAGAGAAACTTCGTTTCGAATGCTGCTATGAAATATATAAAAACGCTATTTGCGCTGATTGTGAGCGTGTTGCCGATATCGCACGCATGAAACTACGCTATCTCGAACAGTTCATGCCGACACCCCAAGAGAAGAAGGAGTTCTTCTTTATTCATCCCGAACTCGATGGCAAGATTTGCGATTAG